The following coding sequences are from one Lysinibacillus sp. FSL W8-0992 window:
- a CDS encoding DUF1189 family protein, translated as MKHSQLFIDSLIHPKKLAAYRLLPIGKVIQYTFLLITIVTVFSFGRFSADMSINTIDISGITEYIEQIKWLLYPVTFIMLFVMTTMLIFGQIALYALAGLFILKIMKRRGEYRHIWRTTTFAITWATILSMLAEYIPNAATIISILSLLLTITLLIVAFTKYPKQPISK; from the coding sequence ATGAAACACTCACAATTATTTATCGATAGCTTAATACATCCTAAAAAACTAGCAGCCTATCGTTTACTACCTATTGGGAAAGTTATTCAATATACCTTTCTATTAATTACGATTGTTACAGTATTTTCTTTTGGACGTTTTTCTGCTGATATGTCTATCAATACGATTGACATTAGCGGTATAACCGAATACATAGAACAAATAAAGTGGCTCTTATACCCTGTCACATTCATTATGCTGTTTGTAATGACAACAATGTTGATTTTTGGGCAAATTGCTCTCTATGCGTTAGCAGGATTATTTATTTTAAAAATCATGAAACGCCGTGGTGAATACCGCCATATTTGGCGCACAACAACATTCGCTATTACATGGGCCACTATTTTAAGTATGCTAGCAGAATACATTCCAAATGCCGCTACGATTATCTCGATCTTGTCTTTACTACTAACGATAACTCTATTAATCGTAGCCTTTACAAAATATCCAAAACAACCAATTTCAAAATAA
- a CDS encoding Na/Pi cotransporter family protein: MTIDWQSILFQFLGGLGVFLFSIKYMGEGLQKSADDRLREWLNRFTTNPLMGVLVGIIVTVCIQSSSATTVIAVGLVSAGFLTLRQAIGVIMGANIGTTITAFIIGINIGIYFYPLLAIGAACLFFFKKAIYHHIGQILFGFGGLFLGLELMSASMQSLHQLADFESLTIHLSNQPVIGIFLGTIFTLLVQSSTATVGVLQGLYAENLIGLDSALPILFGENIGTTITAVLASLGASIYAKRAAAAHVLFNVIGTVIFMLLFTPFINYVNWISGLFHLEPRMQIAVAHGSFNVFNMMIQLPFIAGLTLLVTKLLPGNDGNIDVTTKHLDPAFIDSSPAIALGQAKEEVLRMGEHALRGLEETFLYMKTGESAHIPTVLQLEVGLNHLDKEITNYLVMVSKQPLSHADSVRHHTLLTNVRDIERIGDHFENILELLQYKDHHEVSLSKSARQDLIGMFSLAIEAVRKSIEALDTASLSLAQEVTELESLIDDMEDKLRQKHIARLNTNECSGAAGIVYTDIVSNLERIGDHAVNIADSILGIRH; encoded by the coding sequence TTGACAATAGATTGGCAAAGCATATTATTTCAATTTTTAGGCGGATTAGGGGTCTTTTTATTTTCCATAAAATACATGGGCGAAGGTTTACAAAAATCGGCAGATGATAGACTTCGAGAATGGCTAAATCGATTTACGACAAATCCGCTAATGGGTGTGTTAGTTGGGATAATCGTAACGGTTTGTATCCAGTCAAGCTCAGCGACAACCGTGATTGCTGTTGGCCTAGTAAGTGCAGGCTTCTTAACACTTCGTCAAGCTATTGGCGTTATTATGGGAGCTAATATAGGTACAACAATAACCGCATTTATTATCGGTATTAATATTGGTATTTATTTTTATCCATTACTTGCGATTGGTGCAGCATGTTTGTTTTTCTTTAAAAAAGCAATCTATCATCATATTGGGCAAATTTTATTTGGCTTTGGTGGTTTGTTTTTAGGGCTGGAGTTAATGAGTGCAAGTATGCAGTCGCTGCATCAATTAGCGGATTTCGAATCATTAACTATTCATCTAAGTAACCAGCCGGTAATTGGAATATTTCTAGGTACTATTTTTACGTTACTCGTACAAAGCTCGACAGCGACAGTCGGGGTACTTCAAGGCTTATATGCCGAGAATTTAATTGGCTTAGATAGTGCGCTACCGATTTTATTTGGCGAAAATATAGGGACGACGATTACAGCTGTTTTAGCTTCGTTGGGTGCTTCAATCTATGCAAAGCGTGCTGCGGCAGCACATGTGTTGTTTAATGTTATTGGGACAGTTATTTTTATGTTGCTTTTTACCCCGTTTATAAACTATGTAAATTGGATTAGTGGTCTATTTCACTTGGAGCCGCGTATGCAAATTGCTGTAGCACATGGCTCATTTAATGTTTTTAATATGATGATTCAGCTACCATTTATTGCAGGGTTAACGTTGCTAGTAACAAAACTATTACCTGGCAATGATGGCAATATTGATGTTACGACGAAGCATTTAGATCCAGCATTTATCGATTCTTCTCCTGCCATTGCACTAGGGCAGGCAAAAGAGGAAGTTTTACGGATGGGCGAGCATGCTCTTAGGGGATTAGAAGAAACGTTTTTATATATGAAAACTGGGGAATCCGCACATATTCCGACAGTATTACAATTGGAAGTTGGACTCAATCACTTAGATAAAGAAATAACAAATTATTTAGTTATGGTCTCAAAGCAGCCACTTTCTCATGCTGATTCGGTTCGTCACCATACTCTTTTAACAAATGTACGCGATATTGAGCGTATCGGCGACCATTTTGAAAATATATTAGAGCTTTTACAATATAAAGATCACCATGAAGTTAGTTTAAGTAAATCAGCGCGACAAGATTTAATTGGTATGTTTAGTCTCGCGATTGAGGCAGTGCGTAAAAGCATAGAAGCGCTTGATACAGCGAGTCTTAGTTTGGCACAAGAAGTAACAGAGCTCGAGAGTTTAATTGATGATATGGAGGATAAACTAAGACAAAAGCATATCGCACGCTTAAATACTAATGAATGTAGTGGCGCTGCGGGTATCGTTTATACCGATATTGTGAGCAACTTGGAGAGAATAGGGGATCATGCTGTTAATATTGCAGATTCTATATTAGGCATTCGTCATTAG
- a CDS encoding DUF456 domain-containing protein: protein MEVVGWIVVIACFIISFVGLVYPIIPGVLFLLGGFLLYGFFFSFADLSWWFWAIEILFVVLLFGADTVANAFGIKKFGGSNAGMWGSTIGLLIGPFVIPVAGILVGPFLGAVIAELLVERRTVGEAVKSGVGSLIGFLTSTVAKAVIQIVMIVIFFIAI, encoded by the coding sequence ATGGAAGTCGTTGGCTGGATCGTAGTAATTGCCTGCTTTATCATTTCATTTGTAGGTTTAGTGTATCCGATAATCCCTGGCGTTTTATTTTTACTCGGTGGTTTTTTACTGTATGGATTCTTTTTCTCATTCGCCGATTTAAGCTGGTGGTTCTGGGCTATTGAAATATTATTTGTTGTCTTGCTATTTGGTGCTGACACCGTTGCAAATGCTTTTGGCATTAAAAAATTTGGCGGTTCAAATGCAGGGATGTGGGGAAGTACAATTGGCTTATTGATTGGTCCATTTGTTATTCCAGTTGCAGGAATATTAGTAGGTCCATTTTTAGGAGCGGTTATTGCGGAGCTTCTAGTGGAGCGAAGAACAGTTGGGGAAGCTGTGAAAAGTGGTGTTGGTTCCCTCATCGGCTTTTTAACATCAACTGTAGCGAAAGCAGTTATTCAAATTGTGATGATTGTTATTTTCTTCATTGCTATATAA
- a CDS encoding superoxide dismutase — protein sequence MAYELPQLTYAYDALEPNIDAKTMEIHHSKHHNTYVTNLNAAVEGTEFAEKDINDLIANIDTLPADKQTAVRNNGGGHANHTLFWELITPGGSKTPVGEVAKAIDAKFGSFDAFKEEFAKAATTRFGSGWAWLIVDGDSVAVTSTPNQDSPIMEGKTPILGLDVWEHAYYLNYQNRRPDYIGAFWNVVNWDVVEAKFQAAK from the coding sequence ATGGCTTACGAATTACCACAATTAACTTATGCTTATGACGCATTAGAACCAAATATTGATGCAAAAACAATGGAGATTCACCATTCTAAACATCACAATACTTATGTAACAAATTTAAACGCAGCAGTAGAAGGTACTGAATTTGCTGAAAAAGACATTAATGACTTAATCGCAAACATCGACACACTTCCAGCTGACAAACAAACTGCAGTTCGTAACAACGGTGGCGGACATGCTAACCACACACTATTCTGGGAATTAATCACTCCAGGCGGTTCAAAAACTCCAGTTGGTGAAGTAGCAAAAGCAATCGATGCTAAATTTGGTTCTTTCGATGCTTTCAAAGAAGAGTTTGCTAAAGCTGCAACAACTCGATTCGGTTCAGGTTGGGCTTGGTTAATCGTTGATGGTGATTCAGTAGCAGTTACTTCTACACCAAACCAAGACTCTCCAATCATGGAAGGTAAAACACCAATCTTAGGATTAGATGTTTGGGAGCACGCTTACTACTTAAACTACCAAAACCGTCGTCCAGATTATATCGGTGCTTTCTGGAACGTAGTAAACTGGGATGTAGTAGAAGCTAAATTCCAAGCTGCAAAATAA
- a CDS encoding peptidoglycan D,D-transpeptidase FtsI family protein, protein MRKAPGKNRAASVKAKHHSNLTFRMNVLFFAIFIVFSMLIFRLGYMQIVKGEDYVRILERTEEVPVNTSVPRGRMYDRYGRILVDNQPENAITYTKMQTTKTEDMLAIAEKLAQLIEQPIDRITLRDKYDFWILKNHDAAYAKISDAEQTKIKTQENITTSQANAEIDKVVRERITDEELAQLTDDDLEVLAIYREMVSGYNLSPQIIKSENVTADEFARVSERLTELPGVNTTTDWKRVKLSSLSVLGRTTVPTKGIPKDKLNYYLARDYSRNDRVGESYIEAQYEELLQGQKTVVKNITNKKGQVVDTITTYEGEPGKDLVLTFDSELQAANEKIVEEELLNLKAMSGSSLLDRAFLIMMDPNTGDILSMVGKKIEKDSETGKNVVVDYAYGSFTTAYEAGSVVKAATLLTGYKLGAISPSTVLGDEPIHLLGTPVKKSIFNHGGYISMDGLSALEQSSNVYMFKTAMLINGTPYSYMMPLRLNDQTFPNMRNSYAQFGLGVNTGIDLPNEFSGVEGPSGPTMGGKTLDLAIGQYDTYTPLQLAQYISTIANGGYRIQPHVVKEVRDPSKDGQQLGQLVTEVGPRILNHIDNTDDEINYVKQGLHRVYTGSRGTARSAFANAPYTAAGKTGTAEVVYYGPLKERYGTNTINLTHVGYAPYENPEIAYAVVIPWATTNLDQHLSNNNVIARRALDKYYELKEKYDTTKVTDNKVEQPILPAITNDKIGEDEQE, encoded by the coding sequence ATGCGCAAAGCACCGGGGAAAAATCGCGCAGCGAGTGTTAAAGCAAAGCATCATTCTAATTTAACATTTCGTATGAATGTCCTTTTCTTTGCAATATTTATCGTATTTTCGATGTTAATTTTTAGGCTTGGTTATATGCAAATTGTAAAAGGGGAAGATTATGTTCGTATTTTAGAGCGGACAGAGGAAGTACCTGTTAATACAAGTGTACCAAGGGGTAGAATGTATGATCGTTATGGGCGAATTTTAGTTGATAACCAACCGGAAAATGCCATTACATATACGAAAATGCAGACGACAAAAACTGAGGATATGCTAGCAATAGCTGAAAAGCTTGCGCAGCTGATTGAACAGCCGATAGACCGTATCACACTACGTGATAAATATGATTTTTGGATTTTAAAAAATCATGATGCGGCATACGCAAAAATTTCTGATGCAGAGCAAACTAAAATTAAAACCCAAGAAAATATTACGACAAGTCAAGCAAATGCAGAGATTGATAAGGTTGTGCGTGAGCGCATTACCGACGAAGAATTAGCACAATTAACTGATGATGATTTAGAAGTACTAGCAATTTACCGAGAGATGGTATCAGGCTATAATTTATCGCCACAAATCATTAAAAGTGAAAATGTTACAGCTGATGAATTTGCACGTGTTTCTGAGCGTTTAACGGAGTTGCCAGGAGTCAATACAACGACAGACTGGAAGCGTGTCAAACTATCTTCACTTTCTGTGTTAGGCCGCACAACTGTTCCAACGAAGGGGATTCCGAAAGATAAGCTGAATTATTATTTGGCACGGGATTATTCTCGTAATGACCGCGTAGGAGAAAGTTATATTGAAGCGCAATATGAAGAGCTTTTACAAGGGCAAAAAACAGTTGTCAAAAATATTACGAATAAAAAAGGGCAAGTTGTCGATACCATTACAACATATGAAGGCGAGCCTGGAAAAGATTTAGTATTAACATTTGATAGTGAGTTACAGGCAGCTAATGAAAAAATTGTAGAGGAAGAACTGCTTAATTTAAAAGCGATGTCTGGCTCTAGTTTATTGGATCGCGCTTTCTTAATCATGATGGATCCGAACACTGGTGACATTTTATCAATGGTCGGTAAAAAAATAGAAAAAGATTCAGAAACTGGGAAAAATGTAGTTGTGGATTATGCATACGGATCGTTCACAACAGCTTATGAAGCAGGATCTGTCGTAAAAGCAGCCACTTTGCTTACAGGTTATAAACTAGGGGCAATTTCGCCGAGCACAGTATTGGGAGATGAACCTATCCATTTACTTGGTACACCAGTAAAAAAATCGATCTTTAACCATGGTGGGTATATTTCAATGGACGGCTTAAGTGCACTTGAACAATCTTCTAACGTTTATATGTTTAAAACAGCAATGCTGATCAATGGCACACCATATAGTTATATGATGCCATTACGATTAAATGATCAAACATTCCCAAATATGCGTAATTCCTATGCACAATTTGGCTTAGGTGTTAATACAGGTATTGATTTACCAAATGAATTTAGTGGAGTGGAAGGTCCTTCAGGTCCTACGATGGGTGGTAAAACACTCGACTTAGCTATTGGACAGTATGATACGTATACACCGCTACAACTAGCACAATACATCTCAACGATAGCGAATGGTGGCTACCGTATTCAGCCCCATGTTGTGAAAGAAGTGCGTGATCCATCAAAAGATGGTCAGCAGCTTGGACAATTAGTGACAGAAGTAGGACCGAGAATTTTAAATCATATCGATAATACTGATGATGAAATTAATTATGTTAAACAAGGATTGCACCGTGTTTATACAGGCTCTCGTGGTACTGCACGATCAGCATTTGCGAATGCGCCGTATACAGCTGCCGGAAAAACGGGAACAGCCGAAGTTGTATATTATGGTCCGTTAAAAGAGCGTTATGGTACAAATACGATTAATTTGACGCATGTTGGCTATGCGCCATATGAAAATCCTGAAATTGCCTATGCTGTTGTGATTCCTTGGGCAACTACTAACCTAGATCAACATTTATCAAACAATAACGTTATTGCAAGACGTGCTTTAGATAAATACTATGAGCTAAAAGAAAAGTACGACACGACAAAAGTGACAGATAATAAAGTAGAGCAACCAATTTTACCTGCTATTACAAATGATAAAATTGGCGAGGATGAACAAGAATAA
- a CDS encoding PstS family phosphate ABC transporter substrate-binding protein: MKKWKYLTMTAVMGSALMLGACSGDNSAQNGNNAETNAPANSGQEAADEKLQGSVAGDGSSTVAPIIEAVVEEYAGAQPDVKVSVGVSGTGGGFEKFIAGETDFSNASRFIKTEEKEKLEQAGIAYTELALAYDGLSVVVNPENDWAKDLTIDQLKKIWTEDGTEKKWSDIDPSWPAEKIVFYSPGTDSGTYDYFDEVVLDGADLVSAATLSEDDNMLVQGVAGDKNAIGFFGFAYYLENKDKLNIVKVNGIEPTHDTIEAGEYTPLSRPLFTYVKNSAIKDNAAAYDFIKFTLENAGDMAEAVGYVSLPEEKYAEGLKTLEGLK; this comes from the coding sequence ATGAAAAAGTGGAAGTACTTAACGATGACAGCGGTAATGGGTTCAGCATTAATGCTAGGTGCATGTAGTGGAGACAACTCAGCGCAAAATGGTAACAATGCAGAAACGAATGCACCAGCGAACTCAGGACAAGAAGCTGCTGACGAGAAACTGCAAGGTTCAGTTGCTGGAGATGGTTCATCAACAGTAGCACCAATCATTGAAGCAGTTGTTGAAGAGTATGCAGGTGCACAACCGGATGTCAAAGTATCGGTAGGTGTTTCTGGTACTGGTGGCGGCTTTGAAAAATTCATCGCAGGTGAGACAGACTTTTCAAATGCATCTCGTTTTATAAAAACTGAAGAGAAAGAAAAACTAGAGCAAGCAGGAATTGCTTACACTGAGTTAGCTTTAGCATATGATGGTTTATCTGTAGTGGTGAACCCTGAAAATGATTGGGCAAAGGACTTAACGATAGATCAATTAAAGAAAATTTGGACTGAAGATGGCACAGAGAAAAAATGGTCAGATATCGATCCATCATGGCCAGCAGAGAAAATCGTCTTCTATTCACCAGGTACTGATTCAGGTACGTATGATTACTTTGATGAAGTAGTTTTAGATGGTGCTGATCTAGTAAGTGCAGCAACATTATCAGAGGATGATAATATGCTAGTCCAAGGTGTTGCTGGTGACAAAAACGCAATTGGCTTCTTCGGCTTCGCTTACTACTTAGAAAATAAAGATAAATTAAACATTGTGAAAGTAAATGGCATTGAACCAACACATGACACAATTGAAGCTGGGGAATATACGCCACTTTCACGTCCGTTATTCACATATGTGAAAAACAGTGCAATTAAAGATAATGCAGCAGCATATGATTTCATCAAATTCACACTTGAAAATGCAGGGGATATGGCAGAGGCAGTAGGTTATGTTAGTCTACCTGAAGAAAAATATGCTGAAGGCTTAAAAACTTTAGAAGGTTTAAAATAA
- the pstC gene encoding phosphate ABC transporter permease subunit PstC: protein MVSHKENKTSSVQQLIANSRNHKTKKIVEKAMPALLFSAALISILTTFGIVFTLIFETFEFFKRVSITDFLFGTQWLPFSGKEPLFGILPLIAGTLKVTFIAVAVAVPFGIASAIYLSEYASEKIRRTVKPILEVLAGVPTIVYGFFALTFVTPLLQGIIPQLKLFNALSPGIVVGIMILPMITSLSEDAMSSVPNSMREGALALGATKFEVAIKVVLPAALSGIIASVVLAISRAIGETMIVSLAGGSTPKFDLDVTDSIQTMTAYIVQVSTGDAGYGTTIYYSIYSVGFTLFIFTLVMNLIAHYISKRFREVY from the coding sequence ATGGTTTCTCATAAAGAAAATAAGACATCATCTGTGCAACAATTAATTGCAAATTCGCGCAATCATAAAACTAAGAAAATAGTGGAAAAAGCCATGCCAGCTTTATTATTTTCTGCAGCGCTTATCTCGATTTTGACGACATTTGGCATTGTTTTCACCCTTATTTTTGAAACGTTTGAGTTCTTTAAACGTGTTTCGATTACGGATTTTCTATTTGGTACACAGTGGCTACCGTTTTCTGGGAAGGAGCCTTTGTTTGGGATATTACCACTTATTGCAGGGACACTTAAAGTAACATTTATTGCAGTTGCCGTAGCTGTACCATTTGGAATTGCTTCAGCAATCTATTTGAGTGAATATGCAAGCGAGAAAATACGACGTACCGTTAAACCGATATTAGAAGTGTTAGCAGGTGTTCCAACAATTGTCTATGGTTTCTTTGCATTGACGTTTGTAACACCTTTGCTACAAGGAATCATTCCACAACTGAAGCTGTTTAATGCACTTAGTCCAGGGATTGTAGTGGGCATTATGATTTTGCCAATGATTACATCACTATCAGAGGACGCGATGTCATCTGTACCAAACAGTATGCGTGAAGGGGCTTTAGCCTTAGGTGCAACGAAGTTTGAAGTTGCTATAAAAGTCGTGTTACCAGCAGCTTTGTCAGGGATTATTGCATCGGTAGTACTCGCTATTTCCCGGGCAATTGGGGAAACGATGATTGTATCACTTGCTGGTGGATCAACACCGAAATTTGATCTTGATGTGACAGATTCCATCCAAACAATGACAGCTTATATTGTACAAGTGTCAACTGGTGATGCTGGTTATGGAACGACGATTTATTACTCGATTTACTCAGTTGGATTCACTTTATTTATCTTTACTTTAGTAATGAATCTAATTGCTCATTATATTTCGAAACGCTTCAGGGAGGTTTACTAG
- the pstA gene encoding phosphate ABC transporter permease PstA — MRYIDDTVVKKRMTKRITFNKVWKFLFFLATTFALVMLAILLYRIVTQGIGYLNFDFLTNFASRFANKAGIKAALVGSLWLMAVVAPVSIILGVGTAIYLEEYAKKNRLNDFIRMNISNLAGVPSIVFGLLGLTIFVRMMGLGKSILAAGLTMSLLILPVIIVAAQEAIRAVPNEQREASYGMGATKWQTILRVVLPAAIPGILTGSILALSRAIGETAPLVVLGIPVILQFLPNDLLSQFTALPMQIYDWAKRPQEAFQYVAAAGILVLMIVLLLMNSIAIFIRNKFQKRY, encoded by the coding sequence ATGCGCTATATCGATGATACAGTCGTCAAGAAACGAATGACAAAGCGTATTACATTCAATAAAGTGTGGAAGTTCTTATTTTTCTTGGCAACTACATTTGCACTTGTGATGCTAGCTATTTTGCTCTACCGGATTGTGACACAAGGAATTGGCTATTTAAACTTTGATTTCTTAACAAATTTTGCTTCTCGTTTTGCGAATAAGGCGGGAATTAAAGCGGCATTAGTTGGCTCGCTGTGGTTGATGGCGGTTGTAGCTCCCGTATCAATCATTCTAGGTGTAGGAACAGCCATTTATCTAGAAGAATATGCAAAGAAAAATAGACTAAATGATTTTATTCGTATGAATATTTCAAACTTAGCAGGTGTACCTTCAATTGTTTTTGGATTACTTGGCTTAACAATTTTTGTTCGTATGATGGGACTTGGTAAAAGTATTCTAGCTGCAGGTTTAACAATGAGTTTGTTAATTTTACCTGTAATTATCGTGGCAGCGCAGGAAGCAATTCGTGCTGTACCGAATGAACAACGTGAAGCATCTTACGGTATGGGTGCAACAAAATGGCAAACGATTTTACGAGTCGTTTTACCAGCAGCTATACCGGGAATTTTAACAGGTAGTATTTTGGCGTTGTCCCGTGCGATTGGTGAAACAGCTCCGTTAGTAGTACTTGGGATTCCAGTTATTTTACAGTTTTTACCTAATGATCTTTTAAGTCAGTTTACGGCATTGCCAATGCAAATTTACGATTGGGCAAAACGTCCGCAAGAGGCATTTCAATATGTAGCGGCAGCGGGTATTTTAGTGCTGATGATTGTGCTGTTACTGATGAATTCGATTGCCATCTTTATTCGAAATAAATTCCAAAAACGTTATTAA
- the pstB gene encoding phosphate ABC transporter ATP-binding protein PstB — translation MNINVKASAEVAKKVVYDTRNLNLWYGDHHGLKDINLSIYENEVTAIIGPSGCGKSTYLKTLNRMVELVPTVRTSGEILYRERNILDKSYTVEELRTRVGMVFQKPNPFPKSIYDNIAYGPRIHGIKNKKILDEIVEKSLRGAAIWDEVKDRLNQNAYGLSGGQQQRICIARCLAIEPDVILMDEPTSALDPISTLKVEELVQELKKDYSIIIVTHNMQQAARISDRTAFFLSGEVVEYDKTDVIFQTPADQRTEDYISGRFG, via the coding sequence ATTAATATAAATGTAAAGGCTAGCGCTGAAGTGGCGAAAAAAGTAGTGTATGATACGCGCAACTTAAATTTATGGTACGGAGATCATCATGGTTTAAAAGACATTAATTTAAGTATTTATGAAAATGAAGTAACAGCTATTATCGGCCCTTCAGGTTGCGGGAAATCAACTTATTTAAAAACGTTGAACAGAATGGTAGAACTAGTACCAACTGTCCGCACTTCGGGAGAGATTTTGTATCGTGAGCGCAATATTTTAGATAAAAGTTATACAGTAGAGGAATTACGTACTCGTGTGGGGATGGTTTTCCAAAAGCCTAATCCGTTCCCAAAATCTATTTATGATAATATTGCTTATGGCCCTCGTATCCATGGCATAAAAAACAAAAAAATTCTGGACGAAATTGTTGAAAAGTCTCTGCGAGGTGCAGCGATTTGGGACGAAGTAAAAGATCGTTTAAATCAAAATGCATACGGTCTATCAGGTGGACAGCAACAACGTATTTGTATCGCACGCTGTTTAGCGATAGAGCCAGATGTTATTTTAATGGATGAGCCAACGTCTGCACTTGACCCAATTTCTACATTAAAGGTAGAAGAGCTTGTACAAGAGCTTAAAAAGGATTATTCAATTATTATCGTTACACATAACATGCAACAAGCAGCACGTATTTCGGACCGTACAGCATTTTTCCTTAGCGGCGAAGTCGTTGAATATGACAAAACAGATGTGATTTTCCAAACACCTGCTGATCAACGTACAGAAGATTATATTTCAGGACGCTTCGGCTAA
- the phoU gene encoding phosphate signaling complex protein PhoU — MAVRERFEQELKEIQEQFVEIATSSINALKISFEALQEQNLEKALKILEDDLIINRLEEEINDRVILMIAKQQPVATDLRRLMVLVKAASDMERVGDYAVNIAKETIRIGKEPLVFPTTNLQTMCNKTVEMLESIITAFKDEDTVRAKEIADLDDYVDDLYGATVTLLLRAGAENPAHISQITHLTFVCRYLERSADHATNIAEHLFYLIKGKHYELNN; from the coding sequence ATGGCAGTACGTGAACGCTTTGAGCAAGAGCTTAAAGAAATTCAAGAACAGTTTGTGGAAATTGCAACAAGTAGTATTAATGCGTTAAAAATTTCATTTGAAGCATTACAAGAGCAAAATTTGGAGAAGGCGTTAAAAATTCTTGAAGATGATTTAATTATTAACCGCCTTGAAGAAGAAATTAATGATCGAGTTATTTTAATGATCGCCAAGCAGCAGCCCGTTGCAACAGATTTACGTCGACTTATGGTGCTTGTAAAAGCGGCATCCGATATGGAAAGAGTGGGCGATTATGCGGTCAATATTGCTAAAGAGACAATCCGTATAGGCAAAGAGCCATTGGTCTTTCCGACAACAAATTTACAAACAATGTGCAATAAAACTGTAGAAATGCTTGAGAGCATTATTACTGCATTTAAGGACGAAGATACAGTTCGTGCCAAAGAAATTGCTGATCTGGACGATTATGTAGATGATTTATATGGAGCGACCGTTACATTATTGCTTCGTGCTGGTGCAGAAAATCCAGCGCATATTTCGCAAATAACACATTTAACGTTTGTTTGTCGTTATCTTGAACGCTCAGCTGATCATGCAACTAATATTGCTGAACATTTATTTTACTTAATCAAAGGTAAACATTATGAATTGAATAATTAA